One window of the Canis aureus isolate CA01 chromosome 1, VMU_Caureus_v.1.0, whole genome shotgun sequence genome contains the following:
- the ST8SIA3 gene encoding alpha-N-acetylneuraminate alpha-2,8-sialyltransferase ST8SIA3 encodes MRHCKMARVASVLGLVMLSVALLILSLISYVSLKKENIFTTPKYANPGAPRMYMFHAGFRSQFALKFLDPSFVPITNSLTHELQEKPSKWTFNRTAFLHQRQEILQHVDVIKNFSLTKNSVRIGQLMHYDYSSHKYVFSISNNFRSLLPDVSPIVNKHFNICAVVGNSGILTGSRCGQEIDKSDFVFRCNFAPTEAFQRDVGRKTNLTTFNPSILEKYYNNLLTIQDRNNFFLSLKKLDGAILWIPAFFFHTSATVTRTLVDFFVEHRGQLKVQLAWPGNIMQHVNRYWKNKHLSPKRLSTGILMYTLASAICEEIHLYGFWPFGFDPNTREDLPYHYYDKKGTKFTTKWQESHQLPAEFQLLYRMHGEGLTKLTLSHCA; translated from the exons ATGAGACACTGCAAAATGGCCCGGGTCGCCAGTGTGCTGGGGCTGGTCATGCTCAGCGTCGCCCTGCTGATCCTATCGCTCATCAGCTACGTGTCCCTGAAAAAGGAGAACATCTTCACCACTCCCAAGTACGCCAACCCGGGGGCGCCCCGAATGTACATGTTCCACGCGGGGTTCCG GTCACAGTTTGCGCTGAAGTTTCTAGATCCGTCTTTTGTGCCCATTACGAATTCTCTGACCCACGAACTCCAGGAGAAACCTTCTAAGTGGACATTTAATCGGACAGCGTTTTTGCATCAAAG gcAAGAAATTCTTCAGCATGTCgatgtaataaaaaatttttctttgaccAAGAATAGTGTTCGGATCGGACAACTGATGCACTATGATTATTCCAGCCATAAATATGTTTTCTCTATTAGCAATAACTTCCGATCACTGCTTCCAGATGTATCACCCATTGTGAATAAGCATTTTAATATCTGTGCTGTGGTTGGAAATAGTGGGATCCTGACAGGGAGCCGGTGTGGACAAGAAATAGATAAGTCAGATTTTGTTTTCCGTTGCAATTTTGCCCCTACGGAGGCTTTCCAAAGAGATGTTGGAAGGAAAACCAACCTTACCACCTTCAACCCCAGCATTCTGGAAAAATATTACAACAATCTTTTGACCATTCAGGACCGTAACAACTTTTTCCTCAGTTTAAAAAAGCTCGATGGGGCCATTCTTTGGATCCCTGCATTTTTCTTCCACACTTCAGCAACTGTTACCAGGACATTAGTTGACTTTTTTGTTGAACACAGAGGTCAGTTAAAGGTCCAATTGGCTTGGCCTGGAAATATAATGCAACATGTCAACAG GTactggaaaaacaaacatttgtcaCCCAAACGGCTGAGCACAGGTATTCTTATGTACACCCTTGCATCAGCAATATGTGAAGAGATCCACTTGTATGGATTCTGGCCTTTTGGATTTGACCCCAACACAAGGGAAGATCTTCCATACCATTACTATGACAAAAAAGGAACCAAATTTACCACCAAGTGGCAGGAATCACACCAGCTGCCTGCTGAGTTCCAGCTGCTGTACCGAATGCATGGGGAAGGGCTCACCAAGCTGACTCTGTCACACTGTGCCTAA